The following are encoded together in the Peromyscus leucopus breed LL Stock chromosome 1, UCI_PerLeu_2.1, whole genome shotgun sequence genome:
- the LOC114710864 gene encoding zinc finger and SCAN domain-containing protein 4-like — MASHLGDSFKPQLPENDPLLDSMESIPTQVSAVQGIEGISNLPIAQLNFPQNDSVSYAKQELQAHWRMFNSWLQPEKHSKEQMISQLVLKEFLITGKFKDKFAFKEKWESSDRNMGRFMEGLTDECLKPPVMIFKSQDRYLTEQVNFLNFLRILNRMASQHSNSLKPQSPESSLELDNRKFIPTQDTSLQWEEDICNPSIAQINFPTNDNGSRAKQELQAILETFISWLKPEKHSKEEMIYQVVLAQFLKIGHQKDQSVLKEKWESSGRNMWRFMEGMTDECLKPPSMVHVSMHGQEALFSENMSYKESMNLLKEQQSARSSIQDSARTPLPISQDMLLTTGQEDCEYGQNNSWSTSDVNDGDSSPGNEMDSLSLTQQGQIYDPRDRSVSDGNPLDYSRSSQVTSRYQEDFEGGTSSEDVPMEVNPEIISMPEQTEDCQNHDASSTRGGCQKRPLRVPKTYKCEECPRTFKYPCRLSAHQRIHKKQKSFFCNTCHKGFYTHSDLRVHKFIHQKKKPYKCSTCRKSFSNQTNLKAHERIHTGEKPYTCSLCNHSFRQSSTYHRHRRNCHKSD, encoded by the exons ATGGCTTCACACCTTGGAGACTCCTTTAAGCCCCAGTTACCAGAAAATGACCCTTTATTAGACTCCATGGAGTCTATTCCAACTCAGGTTTCTGCTGTGCAGGGGATAGAAGGTATCTCTAACTTGCCTATTGCTCAGCTCAACTTTCCCCAAAATGACAGTGTCTCCTATGCAAAGCAGGAGCTGCAAGCACACTGGAGAATGTTTAACTCCTGGTTGCAGCCAGAAAAGCATAGCAAGGAGCAGATGATTTCTCAACTTGTCTTGAAGGAGTTTCTCATTACTGGTAAATTCAAGGACAAGTTTgcctttaaagagaaatgggaatcAAGTGACAGAAACATGGGGAGATTCATGGAGGGTCTGACTGATGAGTGCTTGAAGCCTCCTGTCATG ATCTTCAAGTCACAAGACAGATACTTGACTGAACAAGtcaattttttgaattttttgaggaTTCTCAACAGAATGGCTTCACAGCACAGCAACTCCTTGAAACCCCAGTCACCAGAAAGTAGCCTGGAATTAGACAATAGGAAGTTTATTCCAACCCAGGATACTTCTCTACAGTGGGAAGAAGATATCTGTAACCCTTCCATTGCTCAGATCAACTTTCCCACAAATGACAATGGTTCCCGTGCAAAGCAGGAGCTGCAAGCAATCTTGGAGACTTTTATCTCCTGGTTGAAGCCAGAAAAGCATAGCAAGGAGGAGATGATTtatcaggtggtcttggctcagTTTCTCAAAATTGGGCACCAAAAGGACCAGTCTGTCTTGAAAGAGAAGTGGGAATCAAGTGGCAGAAACATGTGGAGATTCATGGAGGGTATGACTGATGAGTGCTTGAAGCCTCCTAGCATG GTTCACGTCTCCATGCATGGGCAGGAAGCCCTCTTTTCTGAGAACATGTCCTACAAAGAATCCATGAaccttctgaaagagcagcaatcAGCAAGAAGTTCAATACAAGATAGTGCAAGGACACCCTTGCCAATCTCCCAAGACATGTTATTGACAACAG GACAAGAAGACTGTGAATATGGCCAAAACAATTCCTGGAGCACTAGTGATGTAAATGATGGGGATAGTAGTCCTGGAAATGAGATGGACTCCCTTTCCCTTACCCAACAAGGTCAGATTTATGATCCTAGAGACAGAAGTGTTTCTGATGGAAATCCTCTGGATTACAGCAGATCAAGTCAAGTCACCTCTAGGTACCAGGAAGATTTTGAGGGAGGAACTTCCTCTGAAGATGTCCCTATGGAGGTAAACCCAGAGATTATCTCCATGCCAGAGCAGACAGAAGACTGCCAGAATCATGATGCAAGCTCCACACGTGGGGGTTGCCAAAAGAGACCTCTCAGAGTCCCAAAGACATACAAATGTGAGGAATGTCCCAGAACCTTTAAATATCCCTGTAGACTTTCAGCCCACCAGAGAATACACAAGAAGCAGAAGTCTTTTTTCTGTAACACGTGCCATAAAGGCTTCTATACTCACTCAGACCTGAGAGTACATAAGTTcatacaccagaaaaaaaaaccttacaaatgtagtacATGTCGAAAGTCTTTCAGCAATCAAACAAATCTGAAAGCTCATGAGAGGattcacacaggagagaagcccTACACCTGCTCCCTGTGTAACCATAGCTTTCGCCAGTCATCTACATACCACCGTCACCGGAGGAATTGCCACAAATCAGACTGA